TttagcaaaaaagaaaaatatcacaacGTACGTTAGAGTTGATTAATTAATGTGTTAATTAGACTATGTCtggatttaattattttttagtgtaaatatatcgttataaaaaaaaaaaaatcatatattacAAAATGTTCTTTGCTTGATTCATGTAAAGCGTGAATTTATGCCTTTGTTGATTACACCTTGTTAGTCCCTCAACGTAgatttaaaataacatattgcTATTAGAATGCGAATTAAATCATTGAAAATTGGTTTGGCTCAAATCCGACTTTGGAAAATAAGTCTAACAAAACATATATTGCCATCAAAATGCAACTTAAATCCTTCGTAGTCAATTTTGGCTCAAATACGCAGTTGGAacagtttaacaaaaaaaataaaaaaactatttttttcatTGGTATTTTGTTACCAATTTGATAATTATACATGATCTCATTCTTATTTTGTAAATCTTATTGTTTTAATTAAGGCAATCCACTCACATTGTTTTAATTAAGGAATACCAGAGAGTCACGGTTGTAAGGTCATATacccaataaaataaaacaatgtaGAGATTAGAACgaatatggaaaaaaaatttatacacaaaaaatgtttttaagcaACGTGAAGGGGGTATAATTGTAAATCCACATCATTGTCTTCCCTCTACAAAATGCATCAACTTGAGGAGGGTGGCCACATCCATTATTCAAGACGCCGCTTCAgttacaaaaacagaaaatacaCAGAGACCTCCTGCTACCCCTACAACTACAGCACACCTATAGCACTATGGATTTAGGAAGCGAGGAAACGTCGTCGTTCCTGTCTGGTTTCCTGGAAAAGTGTGGTGGCTATGCTGTCCTTGACGGCGGTTTTGCTACAGAGCTTGAACGGCATGGAGCTGACCTCAACGACCCTCTTTGGAGCGCCAAATGCCTTATCACTTCCCCTCACCTTGTTAGAAGGGTACGTACGGTACTTCATCTGTTATTCGATCGGTTACGCTTGAttgttatctttttcttttatattttgcttTAAAGACTTTCgatttccttttttgttttgttttgacgattttctttgatttatttaatttaaactaAACATGTAAATTGTAGTTCATGCGAAAAATAAGtgcgaatttttttttcatagtttaattaacacataaaagaaaaaaaattgaaaaaaaatggtcaaattcattttagggagttttaacgaaaaacctacgttactgttcattttaacgaaaaatcatatttttacagtaaaaaattaaacttggtactattcactttaccctttattttttccttatcttaaaactcaaaattttcacattagtttttatttcattttgtatATGCAAAATTCTTTGTCATTGCTTATTTTTTGTGTGTACATATTTTTGGGAGCATAAATGAAGTGAAATGTGTATTGTTGGTGATGTGTGTTTGATATATCAAGCCCTTTGTTATTTACTAAGAGCAAGAGGATATTTTGGTCTTCTGAAtgcaaaatgacattttttaagATAAGTTAAAGTAATTTCTTGAtgcttaaaaataataaaatagagaTTTAGTAAGTGAACCACATCAGCTTCTGACAGCAACGTGGCGAACCACAAAACATTTCAGCTCGTCTTCTGATGAACTCACGCCATGATTTTCAGGACTCCTGCACaacaatgaataaaaaaaaacattggtcCATAAGGAAACCTATCAACTTTCTGTCTAAATAACAGTAGAGACATGGGCAGTTGATTAGACGGGCTAGACGGGTACCAGGAAGAATTAGGTGGATATCTAAGGAGTTTTAGacgttattttttaattttttaatacttagaagttaaTCGGAACAGTGATAAACCGTTTAACGTTACCTAAGCgaaattttttaaaacacaTCGTCatactttaattaattaggtTCTTATTCTGGTATGGGAATTTTCAGAACAGCTCATCatactttaattaattaggtTCTTATTCTGGCATTATAccttaatttttagtttttagaccAAAACTTGAGTTTGTGTCATTACACCTTAGTTTATTGATTATGCACCAAAACTTATTCTCGTGTTAGCATCTTGGTTTTGTCATCATACTTCTCGTGGACTAACTTACCTTTAATAAGTTCGACGCTCTTCTGTTTCTACATCCCTCGTCATGTAATTGCGTAAGTTTGAGGAATCGTGTCATACTTTGGACACAGTCTCATATCATCACCGCGTCGTGTTTTAAACTTACACACTTGCTAAATACAACAAAGAAGACAAATTAAAACATAACCTCAATTGTTTGTTTTCCTCTTTTAACTTGGTTGGGAAAAAAATATAGGTACACTTGGACTACCTTGATGCCGGTGCAAACATCATACTAACAGCATCTTATCAGgtatttaattttgttcatCCTTCCCACCACATGATCTCAACGTATATAggttgtgtttttttattttagttttttttaaattaattaaagtttGAGGAGTTATAATTTATGTTTGATACAGGCCACCATTCAGGGCTTTGAGGCCAAAGGTTTCTCTAAGGAAGAAGCCAAAGATTTGCTCAGGAAAAGTGTTGAAATTGCAATTGAGGCGCGTGAAATTTACTATGATAAGTTTCAATCAAGACGTCCAGTTCTGGTTGCAGCATCTATCGGCAGCTATGGCGCTTACTTGGCTGATGGTTCCGAATATAGGTAACTAGTGAACTCATTTTCCACTCATTGACACAAATATATTACTAAGGTGACTAGTGATAACTTTCTGATCAATGGTAAATAATTAGAACTCTGCCTGCAGTTTCTTCATGTACATTGTTTATATGAGCATTACTGATCTTGATTTTAGTTCATTTTCTTTGGCTTGATTATTCTGTTTTCCTTCGCAGTGGGAACTATGGAGATGCGATAACTGTAGAAACATTGAAGGATTTCCACAGGGAAAGGGTACAGATTCTGGCCAATTCTGGTGCTGATCTGATCGCATTTGAGACGATTCCAAATAAGATAGAAGCAAAGGTAGTTGATATTTCCCTTGAGGCAATCGGACAAATTACTTTTATTTAGTTACAATTCATTGAATCAATTCATATTCTTTAGGCATCATGCCCCATTGCACTCTCATTTGCAATTTGTCCACAATATGTATGTGGATCTGTTGGTATCAGCAGTTCCAGTCTGGATTTTGGCTAAATATTCCTTGCTTAAATGTGATGCAGGCATATGCTGAGCTTCTTGATGAAGAAGGAATAGAAATTCCAGCCTGGTTTTCCTTCGCTTCGAAGGATGGAATCAATGTGGTCAGCGGGGATTCCATGTTAGAATGTGCCTCCATTGCAGATTCATGCAAGAACGTTGTTGCTGTTGGAATCAACTGCACACCTCCTAGATTTATCTACGGACTGGTTTCATCTATTCGGAATGTAAATCTTCGACCAAGTTATGAGTAATTTAAAATACTTAATTTGCCCATAAAACCATCTTATATAATGTTCCTTACCTATCTACCTGGCAGGTTACAAACAAACCAATAGTGATATACCCTAACAGTGGTGAGGCTTATGATGGTCAGACCAAGCAATGGGTGGTGAGTTTCCCTTCTATATATGTTGTTACTTTCCATTTTCTAACACTAACCCtcctaaaataaaatttgtttgcT
This Pyrus communis chromosome 6, drPyrComm1.1, whole genome shotgun sequence DNA region includes the following protein-coding sequences:
- the LOC137736900 gene encoding homocysteine S-methyltransferase 3-like, coding for MDLGSEETSSFLSGFLEKCGGYAVLDGGFATELERHGADLNDPLWSAKCLITSPHLVRRVHLDYLDAGANIILTASYQATIQGFEAKGFSKEEAKDLLRKSVEIAIEAREIYYDKFQSRRPVLVAASIGSYGAYLADGSEYSGNYGDAITVETLKDFHRERVQILANSGADLIAFETIPNKIEAKAYAELLDEEGIEIPAWFSFASKDGINVVSGDSMLECASIADSCKNVVAVGINCTPPRFIYGLVSSIRNVTNKPIVIYPNSGEAYDGQTKQWVKSTGVVDEEFADIAIDKWCEAGASLFGGCCRTTPNTIRAISKALSNKSSSIVNDDA